Within Candidatus Desulfatibia profunda, the genomic segment ACGTGGCCGGCTGGATTCTGGAACTGGATCGCGGCCATGGCATCCCCTGGAAGGGCAATTACTCCTCCTGGCTCGAACAAAAGCAAGAACGCCTCAGGCATGAGGAAAAGGCCGAAAGCCATCGCCAAAAGACGCTTCAGCGTGAATTGGAATGGATCAAAATGTCACCCAAGGCCCGGCAGACCAAATCCAAAGCCCGCATCAGCGCCTATGAAAAACTGCTATCCCAGGAAAGCGTGTCGCAAGCCAAAGATCTTGAAATTTACATACCGCCGGGACCACGCCTGGGCGATCTGGTCGTTGAAGCTGAAAATGTCTCCAAGGGGTACGGCGAACGGCTGCTGTTCGAGAACATGTCGTTCTTTCTGCCGCCGGGCGGCATCGTCGGCGTGGTGGGACCCAACGGTGCCGGCAAGACCACGTTGTTTAAGATGATAACGGACCAGGAAACATCGGACACGGGCAGCATCCGTATCGGCGAGACCGTCCGCCTGGCCTATGTGGATCAAAGCCGGGAGAGCCTTGATCCGCAAAAAACGATTTGGGAAGTGATTTCAAACGGCGATGATCTGATCGAACTCGGTAACATGTCGGTCAAATCCCGCGCCTACGTGGCCCGATTCAATTTTACCGGCGCCGACCAGCAAAAAAAGGTCGCCATGCTCTCGGGCGGCGAGCGCAACCGCGTGCACCTGGCCTGCATGCTCAAGCAGGGCGCCAACGTCATCCTGCTGGACGAACCGACCAACGACCTTGACGTGAACACCATGCGGGCCCTGGAAGAGGCTCTGGAAAATTTCGCCGGATGCGCGGTGGTGATCACCCACGACCGCTGGTTCCTTGACCGTATCGCCACGCATATTTTGGCATTTGAAGGCGACAGCCGGGTGGTTTGGTTCGAAGGAAATTATTCGGACTATGAGGCGGACCGCAAAAAGCGGCTGGGCGCCCAGGCCGATCGGCCTCACAGGATCAAGTACCGCCAACTGACCCGGGCTTGACCACCCTGTTTCCCGGCTGGGTTAACCCGGATATCTCATCATGAAATATTCAGGTTAGGGTTCAACCTCAATTGAGGTTCAATACAGCTCATACTTTGCAACCCGACCGTCCAGCCCGGCGTTTTTCAACGGTTTTTTCCAGGCCGGTTTCAGGCCGATTTTTTTCAGCATCTCCCGGTTGCCAAAATAAATGTATGCCTGTGATCCCCTGCAGCGCTGTTTTAAAAAATCGCCGAAATTTCTATAAAATTCGCCAAGATCGTCAGCAGGTTTTAAACGGATTCCATAGGGCGGATTACACACAATAACCCTATTCTCAAGGCCGGAAATATCTTTAAAATCTTTGCGGGACAGTTCAATCCGGTCGCCGCCGGGAAGCGCACGGCAATTGATTCCGGCGGATTCCACCGCAATATCGGCGATATCACTGCCGGCGATAAGTCCGTCGGGCAGTTGCCGGATGTTTTCATCCGCCTTTATTTTTACGCTTTCCCAAAGGTTGTTATCGAAATCGGGCAGGAAACGAAAACCGAAGTTTTGCTTTAAAAAACCGGCCGGTAGCCGGCAGTATTTCATCAGGGCTTCACATAGAAGCATTCCGCAACCGCACATGGGATCATAGATTGGTTTTTCACCATTCCAGCCGGAAAGCTCCACCATGGCCGCAGCAACGGTTTCCTGCATGGGCGCCTCAACGGTTTTATGCCGGTAGCCGCGGCGATGCAGGGAGCCGCCGGAGGTATCGAGGCTGATGGTTCCTTTGTTTCTTTCAATATAAAGGTTCAGCCAGATATCCGGGTTTGTTGGGTCCACATTCGGCCGTTCGCCAAGCCTTTGCCTGAAAAAATCCGCAACAGCGTCCTTCAGACAGAGGGCCGCAAATTTTGAATGCCGGATGTTGGCGTTGTCCGCGACATTGGCAAATATTCCGAAGGTGTGTTTTAGTGCAAAAAATATTGTCCAGTCGATGGATCTTCCCGCACGGTAAAGATCGTCGCGGTCGCGGCACTGAAACGATATCAGGGGGGCCAGAACCCTTGTAATCATGCGGGCTTTATAGTTGATAGCGTACAAGGCCGCATGGTCTGCGGAAAAATGAATGCCGCGAAATCCCGGCTCAAGCCGGCTTGCCCCTAAATCTTCGAGTTCCGCGGCGGCAAGCGTCTCAAACCCTCCGGGGAGCTGGGCAAAGTAACGGTTTGTTTTCTGATACTTAAACAAACGCAGACACCGCGTTAATCTATGACTTCAAAGTCGACTTTGCACAGGGCCGTTTCCGGATCCGAAGCCCTGCTGATGACCACCATCCATTTGCCGTTGTGAACGCCCGGCACAATTTTTTTGGAGCTCCAGGTTCGATAGCTGTCGGATTTCTTAACCGCCAGGGTGATCTCGCCCATTTTTTCCCAGCCCATGCCGGCCTTGAACCAGGTACAAAGCAGCGTCTCCTCGGCCGGCGCTTTCACCCGGGTCCAGAGATATACGAGTGTGTCGGTTTTTGAATGTATGACTGGAATCAGATTTTCCTTGCCTTCGGACCTTCCGCAGAAACCAGACGGCTCAAAGACATTTGCCGGCTGGCGGTCAACGATATTCCGCGCCAAAGCAACCTCGACGATTTCAATGCTCCCGGCTTCTGCCAAAATAGATTGCGGAGACAAAAAAGCCAGGCATAGAATCATAAGAAAAATTTTCTTGAACATAATATCCTCCTTTGGCAACCATCGCTTGCTTTACGGTTACCTAAACTGAGCGTTATAAATTTTGGGAATGGTTAATTCCAAAATATTTTAAAGGAATGATATCGATTTGAATTCACAAAATTTATAACCCTGCGGGATTTCCAATTTTATCGCATCTACGGCGTCAGATGCCGTACCGCATAGTTGACTATAGCGGAACGGCATCTTCCTTGTATCTGCGGCAAACTTGAAAATCGCTCAATTTAGGGGTTTAAAAAACTTTCGATTAAAGTTTAGTACAGGCAACGCAAAAGTGCAATCATTTTGATATAATGCATTATTTATTATCGACA encodes:
- a CDS encoding DUF2914 domain-containing protein, whose product is MFKKIFLMILCLAFLSPQSILAEAGSIEIVEVALARNIVDRQPANVFEPSGFCGRSEGKENLIPVIHSKTDTLVYLWTRVKAPAEETLLCTWFKAGMGWEKMGEITLAVKKSDSYRTWSSKKIVPGVHNGKWMVVISRASDPETALCKVDFEVID
- a CDS encoding class I SAM-dependent RNA methyltransferase, which codes for MFKYQKTNRYFAQLPGGFETLAAAELEDLGASRLEPGFRGIHFSADHAALYAINYKARMITRVLAPLISFQCRDRDDLYRAGRSIDWTIFFALKHTFGIFANVADNANIRHSKFAALCLKDAVADFFRQRLGERPNVDPTNPDIWLNLYIERNKGTISLDTSGGSLHRRGYRHKTVEAPMQETVAAAMVELSGWNGEKPIYDPMCGCGMLLCEALMKYCRLPAGFLKQNFGFRFLPDFDNNLWESVKIKADENIRQLPDGLIAGSDIADIAVESAGINCRALPGGDRIELSRKDFKDISGLENRVIVCNPPYGIRLKPADDLGEFYRNFGDFLKQRCRGSQAYIYFGNREMLKKIGLKPAWKKPLKNAGLDGRVAKYELY
- the ettA gene encoding energy-dependent translational throttle protein EttA, translated to MSQQPNKIICSMIKVSKYYDKRPVLQDISLSYFYGAKIGVLGLNCSGKSSLLRIMAGVDTEFNGQLILTPGYTVGFLEQEPVLDDSKTVRETVKEAVQATVDLMNAFNRINEKFAEPMSDEEMDRLLQRQGEIQEKLDALDAWDLDSRLEMAMDALRCPEGETPVKVLSGGEKRRVALCRLLLRKPDILLLDEPTNHLDAETVAWMEHHLQQYQGTVIAVTHDRYFLDNVAGWILELDRGHGIPWKGNYSSWLEQKQERLRHEEKAESHRQKTLQRELEWIKMSPKARQTKSKARISAYEKLLSQESVSQAKDLEIYIPPGPRLGDLVVEAENVSKGYGERLLFENMSFFLPPGGIVGVVGPNGAGKTTLFKMITDQETSDTGSIRIGETVRLAYVDQSRESLDPQKTIWEVISNGDDLIELGNMSVKSRAYVARFNFTGADQQKKVAMLSGGERNRVHLACMLKQGANVILLDEPTNDLDVNTMRALEEALENFAGCAVVITHDRWFLDRIATHILAFEGDSRVVWFEGNYSDYEADRKKRLGAQADRPHRIKYRQLTRA